The Papaver somniferum cultivar HN1 chromosome 3, ASM357369v1, whole genome shotgun sequence genome includes a region encoding these proteins:
- the LOC113358475 gene encoding UDP-glucose 4-epimerase GEPI48-like has protein sequence MSSKNILVTGGAGYIGSHTVLQLLLSGFKTTVIDNLDNASQIAINRVTELAAEFGSNLDFHQIDLRDKPALERLFASNNFDAVIHFAGLKAVGESVQKPLLYYNNNIIGTVNLLEVMDAHGCKKLVFSSSATVYGWPKEVPCTEEFPLCAANPYGRTKLFIEEICRDVYRSDSDWNIILLRYFNPVGAHPSGNIGEDPRGVPNNLMPFVQQVAVGRRPALTVYGNDYSTKDGTGVRDYIHVMDLSDGHIAALNKLEDSNTGCEVYNLGTGKGTSVLEMVSAFEKASGKKIPLVIAPRRPGDAEVVYGSTDKAKGELRWEAKYGVDEMCRDQWNWASKNPWGYGPPDTTD, from the exons ATGTCGTCGAAGAACATATTAGTAACTGGCGGTGCTGGTTACATCGGTAGTCATACTGTTCTTCAATTATTGCTCAGTGGATTTAAAACTACTGTTATTGATAATCTTGATAATGCTTCTCAAATTGCAATTAATAGAGTTACGGAATTAGCTGCTGAATTCGGCTCCAATTTGGATTTTCATCAG ATTGATCTTCGGGACAAGCCAGCTCTAGAGAGACTTTTTGCCTCAAACAA TTTTGATGCTGTAATTCACTTTGCTGGACTAAAAGCTGTTGGGGAAAGTGTCCAGAAACCGTTGCTTTACTACAATAACAACATCATAGGCACAGTAAATCTTCTGGAAGTCATGGATGCTCATGGATGCAAAAAG CTTGTTTTCTCTTCGTCTGCTACTGTTTATGGATGGCCAAAGGAAGTACCTTGTACTGAAGAGTTCCCATTATGTGCAGCAAATCCTTATGGACGAACAAAG CTATTCATTGAAGAGATATGTCGTGATGTGTACCGCTCAGACTCTGACTGGAATATCATATTACTTAGATATTTCAACCCAGTTGGAGCTCACCCAAGTGGCAATATAGGTGAAGATCCTCGTGGAGTTCCAAATAATCTTATGCCCTTCGTACAACAAGTTGCTGTAGGCAGGCGACCTGCATTAACTGTATATGGGAATGATTATTCGACAAAGGATGGAACTGGG GTACGTGATTACATTCATGTTATGGATCTGTCCGATGGACACATCGCTGCATTGAACAAGCTAGAGGACAGTAACACAG GTTGTGAAGTCTATAACTTAGGAACTGGGAAAGGAACTTCAGTCTTGGAGATGGTTTCTGCCTTTGAGAAGGCCTCTGGAAAG AAAATTCCTTTGGTAATTGCACCAAGAAGACCGGGTGATGCTGAGGTCGTTTATGGATCAACAGATAAGGCAAAGGGCGAGCTGAGATGGGA GGCGAAATATGGGGTTGATGAGATGTGTCGGGATCAATGGAACTGGGCTAGCAAGAACCCTTGGGGCTATGGACCTCCAGATACGACAGATTAG